A single Prevotella sp. E15-22 DNA region contains:
- a CDS encoding M23 family metallopeptidase, whose amino-acid sequence MQFTHEMILQSDSGYCMPFEEKNKDVEMSLGYGKQKHPKTGEKFFHHGIDFDVKHYLLSAVATGKVSGLGNDAIHGIYQVIRYGNYEVTYSHLSNVFANYGQVVKAGQVVAVSADMLHMEVKYNGEEMNPLEFLTMIYGNLKTMEQQGQVGAVPQFVTIDMDVHTMYDKDQKEIEELMMRFFPDYMSDMSNGLYSIPEHTELALRNIFTMSAMKNYFYETVPSMANPLGMGARSIPLAEKVQNLLIADFLNYLALRHHVFLSTMSALEKKKLKTEP is encoded by the coding sequence ATGCAGTTTACACATGAAATGATACTCCAGTCAGACAGCGGCTACTGTATGCCGTTTGAGGAGAAGAACAAAGATGTAGAGATGTCGCTCGGTTACGGCAAGCAGAAGCATCCTAAGACAGGAGAAAAATTCTTCCATCACGGGATTGACTTCGATGTCAAGCACTACCTCCTTTCAGCCGTTGCAACAGGTAAGGTATCAGGTTTGGGGAATGATGCCATTCATGGTATCTATCAGGTTATCCGCTACGGCAACTATGAAGTGACCTATTCCCATCTGAGCAATGTCTTTGCCAACTACGGACAGGTGGTAAAGGCAGGTCAGGTTGTTGCTGTAAGTGCCGACATGCTCCACATGGAAGTCAAGTACAATGGCGAGGAAATGAACCCTTTGGAATTTCTCACCATGATTTACGGCAACCTCAAAACGATGGAGCAGCAAGGTCAGGTAGGTGCCGTGCCTCAGTTCGTCACCATCGACATGGACGTGCATACCATGTACGACAAAGACCAGAAGGAGATTGAAGAGCTGATGATGCGCTTCTTCCCGGACTACATGAGTGACATGAGCAATGGCCTGTACTCCATTCCTGAGCATACGGAACTTGCGCTTCGCAACATCTTTACGATGTCAGCGATGAAGAACTACTTCTATGAGACTGTGCCCAGCATGGCTAATCCTTTGGGTATGGGTGCCAGAAGCATACCATTGGCTGAGAAGGTGCAGAACCTGCTGATTGCCGATTTCCTCAACTATCTGGCACTGAGGCATCATGTCTTCCTCAGTACGATGTCCGCACTCGAAAAAAAAAAGCTGAAGACAGAGCCGTAG
- a CDS encoding DUF4134 family protein: MPMAVSSFADSGLSGLSDAADGVGSYLPYVQGVCYVIAAVIAVAGAMSIYLSMQTNPNQIRKRMMMTVGSCMCFVLMATALPQFFGVDGSGSSTGGSSSSSTTNSGTSDGFLASDQGGISRSGIITEIPSFADERWVHFPSGTKMETANYLLDIYDKNGAGAAGSYGKTLNYINSLYRNGEINYGTYNSLMSLSGNLPHN, translated from the coding sequence ATGCCAATGGCAGTGTCCTCATTCGCAGACAGTGGCTTGTCTGGTTTGAGCGATGCTGCTGACGGCGTAGGTTCTTACCTTCCTTATGTTCAGGGAGTGTGTTATGTGATAGCTGCCGTGATAGCCGTTGCAGGTGCCATGAGCATCTATCTGAGTATGCAGACCAATCCTAACCAAATCAGAAAGAGGATGATGATGACTGTAGGCAGCTGTATGTGCTTCGTATTGATGGCTACCGCCTTACCTCAGTTCTTCGGAGTTGATGGCAGTGGTTCTTCCACAGGAGGAAGCAGCAGCTCTTCTACAACCAATAGCGGAACTTCTGACGGATTCCTTGCCTCTGACCAAGGAGGAATCTCCCGTAGTGGCATTATCACAGAAATACCGTCTTTTGCCGATGAACGTTGGGTTCACTTTCCAAGCGGAACCAAGATGGAAACCGCCAACTATCTTCTTGATATATATGACAAGAATGGTGCTGGAGCTGCTGGTTCCTATGGAAAAACGCTTAACTACATCAATAGTCTTTACCGAAATGGAGAAATCAACTATGGCACATACAATTCCTTGATGAGTCTAAGCGGGAATCTACCTCATAACTAA
- a CDS encoding zincin-like metallopeptidase domain-containing protein, whose product MQEKNPQEKAAAEKQAELLINAMERAKENGGVWLNPSEKTAPRFYPRGVNVSAFNAMTMALHSDQNNYKTNEYTLFSEAKKRGESVQSKEKGVPFNWYNWKEYVNRHNPEDVISREDYKALDEKQQAEYKGVRTREVRALFNIDQTTLPFVDKERYEQEVKAHGTSEDREHSKSESDHLRLSVNDFILKTRDNLVPIRLDGSGVAHYDAKKDTVYMPSEKDFESYKDFTNELMRQVVCATGNAQRLGRNGMNNGNTSPEDAAKQERLIVELAAGSKMLELGLPAKLSAESMKMVDYWQRELKENPCLIDVVEMDVNNALDMLHKAERGEKVELSSPQQNEETQAEQPKHYYVADELKNLPNKDTKEFVVVRDSEAKKADVVLPAGASLEVDNEIPGMNKGRIEKALRKEGFETISFFNMDGSLGYRPDDSFFAGKEVSASKLNNWELRYLAKLDVAEAVSRSNSVAFDKVLMLRDDAGKWAMFLKPENEPSFAVYADKADVNRFFVTMKQGNEEASDHMRLEMASRYYAMAMEKPELKTDLFKSQATAEELARIERVNIFKTKATDNKPSVILCVPTIDGNRLQAREVNQQQWQRMWLADDKQDYKTHLAASLFADVLRKDRTDAIAVGTDKTEQEAQAETKEQTKNVEVHEEEDKKEEQKEEQTQSEKKQEEEKRRNSPEQKEKERKEEKAKEEATKAETKAVAAVVLSPIMKQFLDLKSKHPDALLLFRTGDFYETYQQDAEKASKILGITLTKSTKQKGPDGNAVKMAGFPYHALDTYLPKLIRAGERVAICDQLEAPKQTAKRGISELVSPGVASEKEAKAEPEKHQAFHR is encoded by the coding sequence ATGCAGGAAAAGAACCCACAGGAGAAAGCAGCAGCCGAAAAACAGGCTGAACTTCTCATCAATGCAATGGAAAGAGCCAAGGAGAATGGCGGTGTATGGTTGAACCCATCAGAGAAGACGGCACCACGTTTCTATCCACGAGGTGTCAATGTCTCAGCCTTCAATGCCATGACAATGGCACTTCACAGTGACCAGAACAACTACAAGACCAACGAGTACACACTCTTCAGCGAAGCCAAGAAACGAGGTGAGTCTGTACAGTCCAAGGAAAAGGGTGTTCCCTTCAACTGGTACAACTGGAAGGAATATGTCAACAGGCATAATCCTGAAGATGTCATCAGCCGTGAAGACTACAAGGCTTTGGACGAAAAGCAACAGGCAGAATACAAGGGAGTCAGAACCCGTGAAGTCCGTGCTCTGTTCAATATCGACCAGACAACACTTCCTTTCGTTGACAAGGAACGCTATGAGCAGGAAGTCAAGGCACATGGAACCTCTGAGGATCGTGAGCACTCCAAATCTGAGAGTGACCACCTCCGTCTTTCAGTCAATGACTTCATCCTGAAGACACGCGACAACCTTGTGCCCATCCGTCTCGATGGCAGCGGTGTTGCCCACTACGATGCCAAGAAAGACACGGTGTATATGCCAAGTGAGAAGGATTTCGAGTCTTACAAGGACTTTACCAACGAACTCATGCGTCAGGTGGTTTGTGCCACAGGCAATGCACAGCGTCTTGGACGCAACGGCATGAACAACGGAAACACCTCTCCTGAAGATGCAGCAAAGCAGGAACGCCTTATTGTCGAGTTGGCCGCTGGCAGTAAGATGCTTGAATTGGGACTTCCTGCCAAGCTCTCTGCCGAAAGCATGAAGATGGTCGATTACTGGCAGCGTGAACTCAAAGAGAATCCCTGTCTCATTGATGTCGTGGAGATGGATGTCAACAATGCTTTGGATATGCTTCACAAGGCAGAGCGTGGTGAGAAGGTTGAACTGTCATCCCCACAGCAGAATGAGGAAACACAGGCAGAACAGCCCAAGCACTACTATGTAGCTGATGAGCTGAAGAACCTGCCCAACAAGGACACCAAGGAATTTGTCGTAGTCCGTGACTCTGAGGCAAAGAAAGCAGATGTTGTACTCCCTGCAGGTGCATCCTTGGAAGTGGATAACGAGATACCAGGCATGAACAAAGGACGTATCGAGAAAGCCTTGCGTAAAGAAGGCTTTGAGACCATTTCCTTCTTTAACATGGATGGCTCATTGGGCTATCGTCCTGATGACAGTTTCTTCGCTGGCAAGGAAGTTTCCGCTTCCAAGCTCAACAACTGGGAACTGAGATACCTTGCCAAGCTCGATGTTGCAGAGGCAGTTAGCCGTTCCAACTCTGTTGCTTTCGACAAAGTGCTTATGTTGAGGGATGACGCTGGCAAGTGGGCAATGTTCCTGAAGCCAGAGAATGAGCCATCCTTTGCCGTTTATGCTGACAAGGCAGATGTCAACCGCTTTTTCGTGACCATGAAGCAAGGCAATGAAGAAGCCAGTGACCACATGCGTCTGGAGATGGCTTCCAGATACTATGCTATGGCTATGGAGAAGCCAGAACTGAAGACAGACCTTTTCAAGAGTCAGGCTACTGCCGAGGAGTTGGCACGTATCGAGCGTGTGAACATCTTCAAGACCAAAGCCACAGACAACAAGCCGAGTGTCATTCTGTGCGTACCTACCATCGACGGCAACAGGCTTCAAGCCCGTGAGGTCAATCAACAGCAGTGGCAACGAATGTGGCTGGCAGATGACAAACAGGACTATAAGACCCACCTTGCAGCATCTCTTTTTGCCGATGTGCTCCGTAAGGATCGTACCGATGCCATAGCTGTCGGTACAGACAAGACTGAGCAGGAAGCACAGGCTGAGACCAAGGAGCAGACCAAGAATGTCGAAGTCCATGAAGAGGAAGACAAGAAGGAGGAGCAGAAGGAAGAGCAGACGCAATCTGAGAAAAAGCAAGAGGAAGAGAAGCGTCGTAACTCTCCTGAACAAAAGGAGAAAGAGCGTAAGGAGGAAAAAGCCAAGGAAGAAGCCACCAAAGCAGAGACCAAGGCTGTAGCTGCCGTCGTTCTCTCTCCGATTATGAAGCAGTTCCTGGACTTGAAAAGCAAGCATCCAGACGCACTTCTTCTGTTCCGCACAGGCGATTTCTATGAGACTTATCAGCAGGACGCTGAGAAAGCCTCTAAGATACTCGGCATCACTCTCACTAAGAGCACCAAGCAGAAAGGGCCTGATGGCAATGCTGTAAAAATGGCAGGTTTCCCTTACCATGCCCTTGACACTTATCTGCCAAAGCTTATCCGTGCCGGAGAGCGTGTAGCCATCTGTGACCAGTTGGAAGCTCCAAAGCAGACGGCAAAGCGCGGTATCTCAGAATTGGTGTCACCTGGTGTTGCCTCAGAAAAGGAAGCTAAGGCTGAACCAGAGAAGCATCAAGCCTTTCATCGATAA
- a CDS encoding glucosaminidase domain-containing protein: MEQMRRYGIPASITLAQGIIESAEGKSMLSRTANNHFGVKGEFNGQFVRADDDKPNEQFKKYDNVGQSYEDHSKVLMADRYQKYTRNLSADDYKGWAAGIKAGGYATAKNYVSTIVGVIEGANLQKYDQMVIEQAKREGKKIGTTDYRKGDVSATPANSVTAKPTLNGLYSLPLKREEFMLVTSPFGNRRDPMDHSKTQFHKGIDVSCKNEALLATENNGKVVGVNHNANTGGGKSVTIEYNREDGSKYQTTYMHMSSIDVKVGDNVNAGQKIGVSGNTGTRTTGPHLHFEVKTIASDGTKRNIDPAAYIAEISQKGGLSQQLLHNGKDLLASYKAANPVAQETVTAQQQIDTNMSPDEWMKKILSSEDSGMSMNPNGDPVIEMAMTLFTSLMALAIQIDNKSEEEKMQAVTDAAANRQIDLTSLLPHMKVCNLIISDNRPLLQVDNGTVNFTHEITNAEMIRLQQALGNSSLSEDDKRRAVASVVNGIVVSQQMSQNYQQGVDAQQNQEQSIQRK; encoded by the coding sequence ATGGAGCAGATGCGCAGATATGGCATCCCTGCATCCATCACTCTTGCCCAAGGCATCATTGAGTCAGCAGAAGGAAAGAGTATGCTTTCCAGAACTGCCAATAACCATTTCGGTGTAAAGGGTGAGTTCAACGGCCAGTTTGTCCGTGCCGACGATGACAAGCCTAATGAGCAGTTCAAGAAGTATGATAACGTTGGGCAGAGCTATGAAGACCACAGTAAAGTCCTCATGGCAGACCGCTATCAGAAATACACCAGGAACCTCTCTGCCGATGACTACAAAGGATGGGCTGCTGGCATCAAGGCTGGTGGTTATGCTACCGCCAAGAACTATGTCAGCACCATCGTTGGAGTCATTGAAGGGGCAAACCTGCAGAAATATGACCAGATGGTGATTGAACAGGCTAAGAGAGAGGGCAAGAAGATTGGCACCACAGACTACCGCAAGGGGGATGTGTCTGCCACTCCTGCCAACAGCGTTACTGCAAAGCCCACTCTCAATGGTCTTTATTCCCTTCCTTTGAAACGAGAGGAGTTCATGCTTGTGACTTCACCTTTCGGCAATCGTCGTGACCCAATGGATCACAGCAAGACGCAGTTCCATAAAGGAATTGACGTAAGCTGCAAAAACGAAGCACTACTTGCCACAGAGAACAACGGCAAGGTGGTTGGTGTGAACCACAATGCCAACACTGGCGGCGGCAAGTCGGTTACGATTGAGTATAACCGTGAGGATGGCAGCAAGTATCAGACGACCTACATGCACATGTCGAGCATCGACGTGAAGGTTGGTGATAATGTCAATGCCGGTCAGAAGATTGGCGTATCAGGAAATACAGGAACCAGGACAACAGGGCCACATTTGCATTTTGAGGTCAAGACCATTGCCAGTGACGGCACGAAACGCAATATTGACCCAGCTGCATATATCGCAGAGATAAGCCAGAAAGGTGGACTGTCTCAACAGTTGCTTCATAACGGAAAGGACTTATTGGCCAGCTATAAAGCTGCAAATCCTGTAGCTCAGGAAACTGTCACAGCACAGCAGCAGATTGACACGAATATGTCACCTGACGAATGGATGAAGAAAATCTTGTCTTCAGAGGACAGCGGTATGAGCATGAACCCGAATGGTGACCCAGTGATAGAGATGGCCATGACTCTTTTCACCTCACTGATGGCATTGGCAATCCAGATTGACAACAAGAGCGAGGAGGAAAAGATGCAAGCTGTCACTGATGCAGCAGCCAACAGACAGATAGACCTGACTTCTCTCCTCCCCCACATGAAAGTGTGCAATCTTATCATTTCTGATAACAGGCCACTTCTTCAGGTGGATAACGGCACGGTGAACTTCACCCATGAAATCACCAATGCTGAAATGATAAGACTCCAGCAAGCCTTGGGAAACAGCAGCCTCTCAGAGGATGACAAACGTCGTGCGGTAGCCAGTGTGGTGAACGGCATTGTTGTTTCACAGCAGATGTCCCAAAACTATCAGCAAGGCGTGGATGCACAACAGAACCAGGAACAATCCATTCAAAGGAAGTAA
- a CDS encoding OmpA family protein, translating to MKKKIVIMSMLCLALTASASGQSNEVDSSYMEPVITSDVMLQSLQPTYLRNVSEGSGWDRNWFLEVKGGTSAFLGSPVGCGDLFDRLTPAVQVGIGKWFTPAVGGRIEFQGCQFKNAEFATMKYQFIHADFMYNLTAFISQNELGLSRWDVIPFLGVGMVHNSDWSSGNGSGTNHPFAFAYGLEARYRITNRLHLLAELSGMTTMKNFDAIGSSSRFGDNMFTLSAGLSVTIGKVGHKRIIDAKPYMSQNEWLLDYANGLSSRNRYLTKRVHEDEQCMAEYRKILEIEGLLDLYKDRLTDKGHTKIKSLYPKNDYSGLNSLRARLANRGWDGNPNTMPRAMQKRNGVEDTEDIYSLDSLFNNSGVTDNAYLSAMLNGQEYIGAPIYFFFHLGTDVLTEKNQVMNLDEIARVANKHGLQVKVIGAADSATGTESINDNLSRQRAEYIRRLLLDRGVDDSRVYTIYAGGIDKYSPAEANRNTCVVLSF from the coding sequence ATGAAAAAAAAGATTGTAATCATGTCCATGTTATGCCTGGCACTAACTGCTTCGGCATCTGGACAATCAAATGAAGTTGACTCTTCCTACATGGAGCCAGTCATCACGTCGGATGTCATGCTGCAATCCCTGCAGCCCACCTATCTCAGAAACGTCAGCGAAGGCTCAGGATGGGACAGAAACTGGTTCCTGGAGGTCAAGGGTGGAACATCTGCTTTCCTTGGTTCGCCAGTGGGTTGTGGTGACTTGTTCGATCGTCTCACTCCAGCTGTGCAGGTTGGTATCGGAAAATGGTTCACTCCAGCCGTCGGTGGTCGAATTGAGTTTCAGGGTTGCCAGTTCAAGAACGCAGAGTTTGCCACTATGAAGTACCAGTTTATACATGCTGACTTCATGTATAACCTGACCGCTTTCATTAGCCAGAATGAACTTGGACTATCTCGATGGGATGTTATTCCATTTCTGGGCGTAGGCATGGTTCATAACTCAGATTGGTCAAGTGGAAACGGAAGTGGCACTAACCATCCCTTTGCCTTTGCCTACGGTCTTGAAGCAAGATACCGAATCACTAACCGTCTGCATCTGCTTGCAGAGCTGAGTGGTATGACTACCATGAAGAACTTTGATGCCATAGGTTCTTCCAGTCGGTTCGGTGACAATATGTTTACACTGTCAGCAGGATTGTCTGTGACCATAGGTAAGGTTGGCCATAAAAGAATCATCGATGCAAAGCCCTACATGAGCCAGAACGAATGGCTGCTGGACTATGCAAATGGCCTGTCATCCCGAAACAGATACTTGACGAAACGTGTCCATGAGGATGAGCAGTGTATGGCAGAGTATCGTAAGATTCTGGAGATAGAAGGTCTGCTTGACCTCTACAAGGACAGGCTGACAGACAAGGGACATACGAAAATCAAGTCACTATATCCTAAGAATGATTATTCTGGCTTGAACAGTCTTCGCGCACGTCTGGCTAACCGAGGATGGGACGGTAATCCTAATACGATGCCAAGAGCTATGCAGAAACGTAATGGCGTGGAAGATACTGAGGATATCTATTCACTCGATAGCCTTTTCAACAACTCAGGCGTTACTGACAATGCTTATCTGAGTGCTATGCTCAACGGGCAGGAATACATTGGTGCTCCCATCTACTTCTTTTTCCACTTGGGTACGGATGTCCTAACCGAAAAGAACCAGGTGATGAACCTCGACGAGATAGCCAGAGTAGCCAACAAACATGGTCTTCAGGTAAAGGTCATTGGAGCTGCTGACAGTGCTACAGGTACGGAGTCCATCAACGATAATCTGAGCCGTCAGCGAGCGGAATATATACGTCGCTTGCTGCTTGACCGAGGCGTTGATGACAGTCGGGTATATACCATCTATGCAGGTGGCATAGACAAGTATTCTCCTGCTGAAGCGAACAGAAACACCTGTGTAGTGCTGTCTTTCTAA
- the mobV gene encoding MobV family relaxase, producing MNGAKQVIDFRASKGFTVSQSNEHLRVYSDKTLKHALSIGNYDLTREHLNFEITKGGKIQPVDKTRSIPERIAANLAARGIKDPNEGLEEPRFRTVLNFILGGSRERMLEIAFGDQKVNLAKGADNSHLKRSKDIEQWAKDMYYFVSDRWGEENIAAFVVHLDEMNPHVHLTLLPIDENGRFAYKKIFAGKDKFEFKARTLAMHDAFAKVNEKWGLYRGTSITETGARHRSTEEYRRLLDEECVTLEDKIENHRKVLSGLQQDISLAERRVKGLTSMVLNLEKDKESVERELDSLASAVLDNADGKLSNEDKIAALHRQLADINAKLADKKQKLSDAEDKLDKLKKEAESIKERTEELRGEATQVATSVQQKVRDEVTKALYENVVSDFRLRLPQMPDDVQLHLDESVLMDVAEHGNQIVACAMLLFAGYVEQATEFAKGHGGGGGGPSSGWGRDPKDDDREWARRCAMMATKMMRSGSGRKLKR from the coding sequence ATGAATGGAGCTAAACAGGTAATTGATTTCCGTGCCTCTAAAGGCTTTACGGTATCGCAGAGCAACGAGCATCTACGTGTCTATTCTGACAAGACATTGAAACATGCTCTTTCCATAGGCAACTATGATTTGACTCGTGAGCATCTGAATTTCGAGATAACCAAAGGAGGCAAAATACAGCCAGTCGATAAGACCAGGAGCATCCCAGAGCGAATCGCAGCAAATCTTGCAGCTCGTGGTATCAAGGATCCGAATGAAGGGCTTGAAGAACCTCGGTTCCGAACAGTGTTGAATTTCATCCTTGGAGGAAGCCGTGAGCGAATGCTTGAAATAGCTTTCGGTGACCAGAAAGTGAACCTGGCAAAAGGTGCTGATAATTCACACCTGAAACGTAGCAAGGATATAGAACAATGGGCGAAGGATATGTACTACTTTGTCAGTGACAGATGGGGTGAAGAAAACATTGCAGCTTTCGTCGTTCACTTGGACGAAATGAATCCTCATGTGCATCTTACTCTTCTGCCTATTGATGAGAATGGTCGCTTTGCCTACAAGAAGATTTTTGCAGGAAAAGACAAGTTTGAGTTCAAGGCAAGAACACTGGCCATGCATGATGCTTTTGCCAAGGTGAACGAGAAATGGGGTCTCTATCGTGGCACAAGTATCACCGAAACTGGAGCCAGACACCGCTCAACGGAAGAGTACCGCCGTTTGCTCGATGAGGAGTGTGTCACACTGGAAGATAAGATAGAGAACCATCGTAAGGTGCTGTCAGGTCTTCAGCAGGACATTTCACTGGCAGAACGTCGTGTGAAGGGGCTAACATCTATGGTGCTCAATCTTGAAAAGGACAAGGAATCAGTTGAGAGAGAACTGGATAGTCTGGCATCTGCTGTTTTGGATAATGCTGATGGCAAGCTTTCCAATGAAGACAAGATAGCAGCTCTTCACAGACAACTCGCAGACATCAATGCAAAACTGGCAGATAAGAAACAGAAGCTGTCCGATGCAGAGGATAAACTTGACAAGCTGAAGAAAGAGGCTGAGAGCATCAAGGAACGCACAGAAGAACTACGAGGTGAAGCTACACAAGTGGCTACTTCGGTGCAGCAAAAGGTACGTGATGAAGTGACCAAGGCACTCTATGAGAATGTGGTCAGTGATTTCAGATTGAGACTCCCACAGATGCCTGATGACGTTCAGCTTCATCTGGACGAGTCAGTACTGATGGACGTTGCTGAACACGGGAACCAGATTGTAGCTTGCGCCATGCTTCTATTTGCCGGATATGTCGAACAGGCGACAGAGTTTGCCAAGGGTCACGGTGGAGGAGGAGGTGGCCCATCTTCAGGATGGGGACGAGACCCTAAGGATGATGATCGTGAGTGGGCGCGTCGATGTGCGATGATGGCTACCAAGATGATGCGCTCTGGTTCTGGGCGTAAACTGAAGCGATAA
- a CDS encoding recombinase family protein encodes MAKVGYIFLAEAYESVESDKAWMEKFGCVKIVEENAEDEKLRPEWKALLMSLERGDELVLSKFSNALRGTRELSYFLELCRIKVIRIISIHDKVDSKDEVFPALKTSDFLDMIGSLPAEVATLRKASTHIMRLRTAKTKTKSTKSRQEREATIVNMYNGGHAIDDIWAVSGFKSRSSIFRILRKYGITLNRGPHSGPIKKWNERKNPIIKEDKQ; translated from the coding sequence ATGGCAAAGGTAGGTTATATCTTTCTGGCAGAGGCATACGAATCCGTCGAGTCTGATAAGGCTTGGATGGAGAAATTCGGTTGCGTGAAAATTGTCGAAGAGAATGCCGAGGATGAGAAGTTGCGTCCAGAGTGGAAAGCCCTTCTTATGAGTCTTGAACGAGGTGATGAACTGGTATTGAGCAAATTCAGCAATGCGTTGCGTGGTACCAGAGAACTTTCTTACTTCCTCGAACTATGCCGTATCAAGGTGATACGCATTATCTCCATTCACGATAAGGTTGACTCAAAGGATGAAGTATTCCCTGCATTGAAGACATCAGACTTCCTCGACATGATTGGTTCCCTCCCTGCAGAAGTTGCCACACTTCGTAAGGCATCTACCCATATCATGCGTTTGCGTACTGCCAAAACCAAGACAAAATCAACTAAATCCCGTCAGGAACGAGAGGCTACGATTGTAAACATGTACAATGGAGGCCATGCTATTGACGATATTTGGGCTGTCAGCGGTTTCAAGAGCAGAAGTTCCATATTCAGGATTCTGCGCAAATATGGCATAACACTAAATCGAGGCCCTCATTCTGGCCCAATCAAGAAATGGAACGAAAGGAAGAACCCGATTATCAAAGAAGATAAACAATGA